One Aciduliprofundum boonei T469 genomic region harbors:
- a CDS encoding phospholipase D-like domain-containing protein produces the protein MRYAKLLVLIYAFIFVTSIIYAVNFNPSEGGEVKNLSTSSNELFVVPIENYGYAPMLKHLIDNATESVYVSMEILSDYEPVKTLLDSLIAAHNRGVDVKVICEGDISSNKYGVQYLENGGVEVKVDNTQKFIHTKMVVIDGKVVYVGSHNWSPYALGKNNEYGILIFNSQIADFYQNYFDSLWKDSSKIPQLSCISQSDGELSVKTTYDGYTYNALKDLINSAKHRLYISVYTMAYYSNPEGNETLVNNLVNEIIEKRDIAKVVLDDHDSDNAYNYLQDNYVSVEYDSSSVTTHLKLVIADDTVYVGDANWDYGYLDNETHTVGVIIENKTVADFFANYFLQIWKYKDNPYYIPDGFVDKWSFTASPGEELDINLFLANGGYKNDSSFYLIPGGNLNASLNENLEWYRENVYDWRNETMKVEIPDNASGYYTVHITLYGQDKYINYTIYFTIYVENSVPEFESFTPLIIAFTIIFAILIKKKDD, from the coding sequence ATGAGGTATGCTAAATTACTCGTTCTAATTTACGCTTTTATTTTCGTCACTTCAATAATTTACGCAGTGAACTTTAATCCAAGTGAGGGGGGAGAGGTAAAAAATTTAAGCACTTCAAGCAACGAACTCTTTGTTGTACCCATTGAAAATTACGGCTATGCACCAATGTTAAAGCATTTGATCGATAATGCCACAGAGAGTGTATATGTATCTATGGAGATTCTCAGCGATTATGAGCCAGTAAAAACATTGCTTGATTCTCTAATTGCAGCCCATAACAGGGGTGTGGATGTGAAGGTTATATGTGAAGGGGATATATCTTCAAATAAGTACGGAGTGCAATATCTAGAAAATGGAGGAGTGGAGGTTAAGGTTGATAACACCCAAAAATTCATACATACAAAGATGGTTGTGATTGATGGAAAAGTGGTATATGTGGGCTCACACAACTGGAGCCCATATGCATTAGGAAAGAATAACGAGTATGGGATATTAATTTTCAACTCTCAAATTGCAGATTTCTATCAAAATTATTTTGATTCCCTATGGAAAGATTCTTCAAAAATCCCTCAACTGAGCTGCATCTCGCAATCCGATGGAGAATTGAGTGTAAAAACCACTTACGATGGCTATACTTACAATGCCCTTAAAGATCTCATAAACTCGGCCAAGCATCGGCTCTACATAAGTGTTTACACTATGGCATATTATTCAAATCCGGAGGGAAATGAAACTCTGGTCAATAATTTGGTTAATGAAATAATTGAGAAGAGAGATATTGCAAAGGTTGTGCTAGACGATCACGATAGTGATAATGCGTACAATTATCTCCAGGATAACTATGTGAGCGTAGAGTACGATTCCTCATCCGTCACTACTCACTTAAAATTGGTCATTGCAGATGATACCGTCTATGTTGGAGATGCAAACTGGGATTATGGGTACTTGGATAACGAAACTCACACTGTTGGAGTAATTATAGAGAATAAAACTGTGGCAGATTTCTTTGCAAACTATTTTCTGCAAATTTGGAAATACAAAGATAATCCATATTACATTCCTGACGGTTTTGTGGATAAGTGGAGCTTTACCGCCAGCCCTGGGGAGGAACTTGATATAAATCTATTCTTAGCAAATGGCGGGTATAAAAACGATTCTTCCTTCTATCTTATCCCTGGAGGTAATTTAAATGCATCTCTCAATGAGAATTTAGAATGGTACAGAGAAAATGTTTACGATTGGAGAAATGAAACTATGAAAGTAGAGATACCCGACAATGCCAGTGGATATTACACCGTGCACATAACACTCTATGGGCAAGATAAGTACATCAACTATACAATATACTTTACAATATATGTAGAAAACTCAGTCCCAGAGTTCGAGAGCTTTACACCGCTAATCATAGCCTTTACGATAATATTTGCAATTTTAATAAAGAAAAAAGATGATTAA
- a CDS encoding 3-isopropylmalate dehydratase large subunit, with protein sequence MGMTLTEKILAKKAGKKEVQPGEIVTVEPTWVMSHDNSAAILLKFKKTGVKKVWNPKKIVIILDHTVPAPTADYANNHKSIREFVKEQGIENFWDINTGICHQVMAEKGYDLPGAVIVGADSHTTTPGAFGAFAAGIGRSEVAAIWATGKIWLRVPESYEIIVNGKLPKGVFAKDLALHIVGDVTASGAVYKAVEFKGETIKDMTIASRMVLTNMSAEMGAKNGIIEADEKTEAYLKTRARAPYEIMHPDEDAEYERRYEYDASDLVPKIAFPHTVDNVYDIDKAEGIEVNQVFLGTCTNGRVEDLEIAARILKGKKVNKNVRMLVFPASWDVWREADEKGILRTLAEAGAVIMNPGCGPCLGAHAGVLADGEKCLSTANRNFKGRMGNPNAEIYLGSPATAAATALKGYIADPREVL encoded by the coding sequence ATGGGTATGACTCTTACTGAAAAGATTTTAGCCAAGAAAGCTGGAAAGAAGGAAGTGCAGCCTGGAGAGATAGTGACTGTAGAGCCCACCTGGGTTATGAGTCATGACAATTCCGCTGCCATATTGCTCAAATTCAAGAAAACAGGGGTTAAGAAAGTTTGGAATCCAAAAAAGATAGTGATAATTCTTGATCACACAGTGCCTGCACCCACTGCGGATTATGCGAATAACCACAAGAGCATCAGAGAATTCGTAAAGGAGCAAGGTATAGAGAATTTTTGGGATATAAACACAGGTATATGCCATCAGGTTATGGCAGAGAAGGGCTACGATTTACCAGGTGCGGTCATAGTTGGCGCGGATTCACATACTACCACACCAGGCGCATTTGGAGCCTTTGCCGCTGGTATAGGAAGAAGTGAAGTCGCTGCCATATGGGCCACTGGAAAGATATGGTTAAGAGTGCCGGAGAGCTATGAGATAATCGTGAATGGAAAGCTGCCCAAGGGGGTTTTTGCTAAGGATTTAGCATTGCATATTGTAGGAGATGTTACTGCGAGTGGGGCTGTTTACAAAGCAGTTGAATTCAAAGGGGAGACGATAAAAGATATGACCATAGCATCTAGAATGGTTCTTACAAATATGAGTGCTGAGATGGGAGCCAAGAATGGAATTATCGAAGCGGACGAGAAGACAGAGGCTTATTTGAAGACCCGTGCCCGAGCTCCTTACGAGATAATGCACCCGGACGAGGATGCAGAGTATGAGAGAAGATACGAATATGATGCCTCCGATTTGGTGCCAAAAATTGCATTTCCACACACGGTTGATAATGTTTACGATATTGATAAGGCGGAGGGTATTGAAGTAAATCAGGTGTTTTTGGGCACATGTACAAACGGTCGTGTAGAGGACTTGGAAATAGCAGCTAGGATTTTAAAGGGAAAGAAAGTAAATAAGAATGTTCGCATGCTCGTGTTCCCAGCATCTTGGGATGTGTGGCGTGAGGCGGATGAGAAGGGTATATTGCGTACACTTGCTGAGGCAGGTGCAGTTATTATGAATCCTGGATGTGGTCCTTGTTTAGGGGCCCATGCAGGCGTGCTAGCCGATGGGGAGAAATGCCTTAGCACTGCAAATCGCAATTTCAAGGGAAGAATGGGCAATCCCAATGCGGAGATCTATTTGGGATCGCCAGCCACGGCCGCTGCTACTGCACTTAAGGGATATATTGCAGATCCGAGGGAGGTGCTTTAA
- a CDS encoding thrombospondin type 3 repeat-containing protein, translating into MSSELLSVIQDARRRVLEDMSFVERVKAFFAPEILGEEVAQELKNMGLEEFVREQYRSVEREEYERIRAKAEYEFWRDFEMEKIKNDIAKYLSSAVLTNKRLLGFFPIYDFVPSIDDIFDMLVEEHGDDVERALREMEKNVSGENKKKVQVAKKKVRRRSKGRRRKIIYALLSAGLMIGAAVGMYYYEKYVKDSDHDGIPDWFEIHKYHTNPNKADTDGDGLTDYQEIFQYHTNPLVKDTDHDGINDGLEVQLHMNPLKPTLFNETGIQEVFSDQMVKDIKAIGTIWIPSFGFKSAYWANSTVTVSYGNGYKYTLPIKDSLTGARLIPTFIWNAGRYKNSYYDPRFSPYSTLLYLNDMTHNLGNNITKLNHDSKKFSSELQTLENSLINITKNPNDNQSFERANKILMKYKPQQNEDMWYDEYWFFEPINNKFRNYLREFNNNSTDRINDLEKALFILNGDKQIASTISNTTPYVSLMLDFMNEYKKIVKKMPHSEENVKINWWTNEGMHLWSIESAMGMVTMNILDYPETLIEALFMMNGQIFNNSKQNAKISSDLTPLNLPAPVEKYWTNFYDNLSSLEKSNFKNWLRSYTNNRNSTGILDYLLIRDWVYKLLPTKNVYSTSNPKIVDYGFRLTTTGIFDIDDKEDINFIRGLWKKVPNEAPSIDKVWNYTNEAGVALPRVGNIVFGPFTVEKAQKLGKNDCATATAAMIEILMKYYPKYLPVAVIKTFPIITEKYKAIGIHNMPFFYHDGNWYEMELWNGYNKPTTEIEDHLASNIDGWVTIPIAFGNAPVSVPLRDDRLLNIVKEYVPDKIVSMMYYLRQNNIHDE; encoded by the coding sequence ATGTCTTCAGAACTCTTAAGTGTCATTCAAGATGCAAGGAGACGAGTACTTGAAGATATGAGTTTTGTTGAAAGGGTAAAAGCATTTTTCGCTCCAGAGATCTTGGGAGAAGAAGTTGCTCAAGAATTGAAAAACATGGGACTTGAGGAGTTCGTTAGGGAACAGTACAGAAGTGTTGAGAGAGAAGAGTACGAAAGAATAAGGGCAAAGGCAGAGTACGAGTTCTGGAGAGATTTTGAAATGGAGAAAATCAAAAACGATATTGCAAAGTATCTGAGCTCTGCGGTGCTTACAAACAAAAGATTGCTTGGATTCTTTCCCATCTATGATTTTGTTCCATCAATTGATGATATTTTTGACATGCTAGTGGAAGAGCATGGAGATGATGTGGAGAGAGCTTTGAGAGAGATGGAAAAAAATGTGAGTGGGGAAAATAAGAAGAAGGTTCAGGTTGCAAAGAAGAAAGTTCGCAGGAGGTCCAAGGGCAGAAGAAGGAAAATTATCTATGCTCTTTTGTCTGCTGGTTTAATGATAGGAGCAGCAGTCGGAATGTATTATTATGAAAAATATGTGAAAGATTCTGATCATGATGGAATACCTGATTGGTTTGAAATACACAAATATCATACAAATCCAAACAAAGCAGATACTGATGGAGATGGTTTAACTGATTATCAAGAAATATTTCAATATCATACAAATCCTTTAGTTAAAGATACAGATCACGACGGAATAAATGACGGATTAGAAGTACAATTACACATGAATCCTCTGAAACCAACATTGTTCAATGAAACTGGTATACAAGAAGTTTTTTCCGACCAAATGGTGAAGGACATAAAAGCAATTGGAACAATATGGATACCTTCTTTTGGATTTAAATCTGCTTATTGGGCAAACAGCACTGTAACTGTTAGTTATGGAAATGGATACAAATATACGCTTCCTATAAAAGATTCATTGACTGGAGCAAGATTAATTCCTACATTTATATGGAATGCAGGTCGTTACAAAAATTCATATTATGATCCAAGATTTTCTCCCTATTCAACTTTATTATACCTAAATGATATGACACACAATTTAGGAAATAATATAACGAAATTAAATCATGATTCAAAAAAATTTTCTTCTGAATTACAAACTCTTGAAAATAGTTTGATAAACATAACTAAGAATCCTAACGATAATCAATCATTTGAACGAGCAAATAAAATATTGATGAAATATAAACCACAGCAAAATGAAGATATGTGGTATGATGAGTATTGGTTTTTTGAACCAATCAATAATAAATTCAGAAACTATTTGAGAGAATTTAATAATAATTCTACAGATAGAATAAATGATTTAGAAAAAGCTTTGTTCATTTTGAATGGAGATAAACAAATAGCAAGTACAATATCAAACACAACTCCGTATGTCAGTCTGATGTTAGATTTTATGAATGAATATAAGAAAATAGTAAAAAAAATGCCTCATTCTGAAGAAAATGTTAAGATTAATTGGTGGACTAATGAAGGAATGCATTTATGGTCAATTGAATCTGCAATGGGTATGGTTACTATGAACATACTAGATTATCCGGAAACATTAATAGAAGCATTGTTTATGATGAATGGTCAAATATTTAATAATTCAAAACAAAATGCCAAGATATCTTCAGATTTAACACCTTTAAATCTACCAGCTCCAGTTGAAAAATATTGGACAAATTTCTATGATAATTTATCATCTTTAGAAAAATCAAATTTCAAAAACTGGTTGAGAAGTTATACAAATAACAGAAATTCAACAGGAATTTTAGACTATTTATTAATAAGAGATTGGGTGTACAAACTTTTACCAACTAAAAATGTATACAGTACAAGCAATCCAAAAATAGTTGATTACGGATTCAGGTTAACAACAACAGGAATATTTGATATTGATGACAAGGAAGACATAAATTTCATAAGAGGACTGTGGAAGAAAGTGCCAAACGAAGCTCCAAGTATAGATAAAGTTTGGAACTATACAAACGAAGCCGGTGTAGCATTGCCTAGAGTGGGAAATATAGTATTCGGTCCATTCACAGTAGAAAAAGCTCAAAAGTTAGGTAAAAATGATTGTGCTACTGCAACGGCAGCTATGATTGAAATTTTGATGAAATATTATCCGAAATATTTACCAGTTGCTGTAATAAAAACATTCCCAATTATAACTGAAAAATATAAGGCTATAGGTATTCACAACATGCCATTTTTCTATCACGATGGAAATTGGTATGAAATGGAGTTGTGGAATGGATATAATAAACCAACCACAGAAATAGAAGATCATCTAGCTTCTAATATTGATGGATGGGTAACAATACCGATAGCTTTTGGAAATGCTCCTGTTTCTGTACCTTTGAGAGATGATAGATTGCTAAATATAGTGAAAGAGTATGTGCCTGATAAAATTGTTAGTATGATGTATTATCTTAGGCAAAATAACATTCATGATGAGTGA
- a CDS encoding nucleotidyltransferase domain-containing protein, with protein sequence MDYEERLKIAKKWADLVVEKYGEMIKSIVLFGSLSRGVVSSKSDIDVVVIVDDPKQLPTGFLESMDNELERIKDEIDGHLLEIHPTYTLTEFWDNARMGNPVIYNIIKEGVALYDVGVFEPLQQLWLKGKIPHTKEAVDMQMKRAMEKIERAEVVKIMQIAEDCYYAIIDSAQALFMALGEDAPQPKKLYGEMMKNLVAPGILESQYAEWVKEIVELRDKIKRREIKEIKGEDVDLWIDRAKKIVGKMEELIEIKELGELSKIVLRTLEIMAKAVVEGLIKLGKEVPGYIIELAKIESTKEFIEKYEEIKIDELKREFKNAFIDSRKLDEGYMLVWNRLEELKNDIENKNFEKVERSEVLALREAVREMIRKIDKNTQKV encoded by the coding sequence ATGGATTATGAAGAAAGGCTCAAGATAGCAAAAAAATGGGCAGATTTAGTTGTTGAAAAGTATGGAGAGATGATAAAATCAATAGTTTTGTTTGGCTCTTTAAGCAGGGGTGTTGTGAGCTCTAAAAGCGATATAGATGTGGTGGTCATAGTGGATGATCCAAAGCAATTACCCACCGGGTTTTTAGAGAGTATGGACAACGAGCTGGAGAGAATTAAAGATGAAATAGATGGGCATTTGCTTGAGATACATCCCACATACACCCTAACAGAATTCTGGGACAATGCTAGAATGGGCAATCCAGTAATTTACAATATAATCAAGGAAGGTGTGGCATTGTATGATGTGGGAGTTTTTGAGCCACTTCAACAACTATGGTTAAAGGGAAAGATTCCACACACTAAAGAAGCCGTGGATATGCAAATGAAGAGGGCAATGGAAAAGATAGAGAGAGCAGAAGTTGTGAAAATCATGCAAATTGCAGAAGATTGCTACTATGCAATAATTGATTCTGCACAAGCGTTGTTTATGGCTCTGGGAGAAGATGCTCCACAGCCAAAGAAATTATATGGAGAGATGATGAAAAATTTAGTGGCTCCGGGAATATTAGAATCGCAATATGCGGAGTGGGTTAAAGAGATAGTAGAACTAAGAGATAAGATAAAGCGCAGAGAGATAAAAGAAATAAAAGGAGAAGATGTTGATCTTTGGATTGACAGAGCTAAGAAAATCGTTGGAAAGATGGAAGAATTGATAGAGATAAAGGAACTGGGAGAATTGAGCAAGATAGTTCTCAGAACTCTTGAGATTATGGCCAAAGCTGTTGTTGAGGGGCTTATCAAACTGGGCAAAGAGGTTCCTGGTTACATTATAGAGTTAGCGAAGATAGAGTCCACCAAAGAGTTCATAGAAAAGTACGAAGAGATAAAAATAGATGAGTTGAAAAGAGAGTTCAAAAATGCGTTTATAGATTCGAGAAAGCTAGATGAGGGATATATGTTAGTTTGGAACAGGTTAGAAGAATTGAAAAATGATATTGAGAACAAGAATTTTGAAAAAGTGGAGAGATCTGAGGTACTTGCTCTTAGAGAAGCTGTAAGGGAGATGATTAGGAAAATAGATAAAAATACACAAAAAGTTTAA
- a CDS encoding 3-isopropylmalate dehydratase small subunit produces MGRVWKYGDDVNTDVIFPGKYTYKIMSDEEMASHALEDLDPEFAKNVKPGDVIVAGKNWGYGSSREQAVKCLKAAGIKAIIAESFARIYYRNCINLGLPAITLKREEIEKFEAGDKVEVDIENGIIINKTKGFEVHFPPFEGYVMDIIKAGGIIEYIRKNREN; encoded by the coding sequence ATGGGACGTGTATGGAAGTATGGGGATGATGTAAACACGGATGTGATATTTCCAGGTAAGTACACATATAAAATAATGAGCGATGAAGAGATGGCATCCCACGCGCTGGAGGATTTAGATCCTGAATTTGCAAAAAATGTTAAGCCGGGAGATGTCATAGTCGCTGGTAAAAACTGGGGCTATGGCTCTTCAAGGGAGCAGGCGGTGAAATGTCTCAAGGCTGCGGGAATAAAGGCAATAATCGCTGAGAGCTTTGCTAGGATATATTACAGAAACTGCATAAATCTTGGATTGCCAGCAATAACCCTCAAGAGGGAGGAAATCGAGAAATTTGAAGCGGGAGATAAGGTCGAAGTGGACATCGAGAATGGGATAATAATCAATAAGACCAAGGGATTTGAAGTGCATTTTCCACCATTTGAGGGCTATGTGATGGATATAATAAAAGCGGGGGGTATAATAGAGTACATAAGGAAAAATAGAGAAAATTAA
- a CDS encoding metal-dependent transcriptional regulator produces the protein MITEVEGKYIMAIYEAQMNGIVGIGPKKMAEIMNVKRPTAYEVLNKLAGMGYLKKDMGKYTLTEEGMALARRVVRNHRIIETMLYRMGIEADRACTIASRIQVNIEDDVVELICNRLGNPKECPHGRPIPEGVDK, from the coding sequence GTGATAACCGAGGTTGAAGGAAAGTACATTATGGCCATATACGAGGCCCAGATGAATGGTATTGTAGGTATAGGCCCAAAGAAAATGGCTGAGATTATGAATGTTAAGAGGCCTACAGCATATGAAGTTCTGAATAAACTGGCAGGTATGGGATATCTAAAAAAGGATATGGGAAAATATACTCTTACAGAAGAAGGTATGGCTTTGGCTCGAAGGGTGGTGAGAAATCACAGGATAATCGAAACTATGCTCTATAGAATGGGTATTGAGGCAGATAGGGCTTGTACAATAGCATCTCGTATTCAAGTTAATATTGAAGATGATGTTGTAGAACTCATCTGCAATCGCCTTGGTAATCCCAAAGAATGCCCTCATGGGAGACCAATTCCGGAGGGAGTAGATAAATGA
- a CDS encoding metal ABC transporter ATP-binding protein has product MIEIQNLSVKYDSQIALENINLKLEHPSLLVIMGPNGAGKTTLLKSILGLVEYEGKIKIFGKEPEESRNIIGYMPQRDRVNTNIPLKVKDVVLMPLLSRYYFGIRLEDVKNAKRALERVGMLHYWDKNFSSLSGGEQQRVFLARVLAQSSKILILDEPFSATDVATKMKMAGILHKLKREKTIIIVTHDVNPLVECTDKLLLLRKRVIAFGDVMDVLNEENMEKLYGVKVPIVRRENVCYVLGGDVHVHH; this is encoded by the coding sequence ATGATTGAAATTCAAAATTTGAGTGTTAAATACGATTCCCAGATTGCCCTTGAAAATATTAATTTGAAATTAGAGCATCCCTCTTTGCTTGTGATTATGGGTCCAAATGGTGCTGGTAAGACCACTCTCTTAAAATCCATTCTTGGTTTGGTAGAGTATGAGGGTAAGATAAAAATCTTCGGAAAGGAGCCAGAGGAATCTAGAAACATTATTGGGTATATGCCTCAGAGAGATAGAGTAAACACAAATATTCCTCTCAAGGTCAAGGATGTTGTCCTGATGCCTCTATTATCTAGGTATTATTTTGGGATACGGTTGGAGGATGTTAAAAACGCAAAGAGAGCTTTAGAAAGAGTAGGTATGCTTCACTACTGGGATAAAAATTTCTCGAGTTTGAGCGGGGGTGAGCAGCAGAGGGTATTCCTCGCGAGAGTTCTTGCTCAGAGCAGTAAGATACTCATTCTCGATGAGCCGTTTTCTGCTACAGATGTGGCTACAAAGATGAAAATGGCAGGAATCTTGCACAAATTAAAGAGAGAGAAGACGATAATAATAGTCACCCACGATGTAAATCCCCTTGTAGAATGCACAGATAAGCTTTTGCTTTTGAGAAAGAGAGTAATTGCCTTTGGAGATGTCATGGATGTTCTCAACGAGGAGAATATGGAGAAGCTCTACGGAGTGAAGGTACCAATAGTAAGAAGGGAAAATGTGTGTTATGTTCTGGGCGGTGATGTTCATGTTCACCATTGA
- a CDS encoding ATP-binding protein, with amino-acid sequence MRFYDRQNELRTLERMYRLSKNAKHMLVVLGRRRIGKTRLIKEFIRGKKSFYFFVERSSSAMLLQRISNELARMMPKKVVGTLDWELAFKILLEDFDVVVLDEFQNILSVDESALSTLQHVWDEFNGSTLLILVGSYQTMMKKIFEDYRTPLYGRSSGRLRVEPLSYRYVRRILLDMKFRGEENMMNIYSILGGVPLYYEFIERFGISGTWKDIVKAMFIEEPRPLIDEPHVLLVGEFGRQQSTYMSILEAIARGKSTMTEIANATGIPEKSLGKYLKELSQDYEIIERKVPMFSPPNSKRGRYFLRDPFLTFWFRFIYPNMSMIELGQGDELIRSIENNVNAHMGRIFEKIVAEIIAEQFKPLKMGSWWNRRGDEIDIVAELENEVLFVECKWRNRKITWREVEDLIRKSELVKIEASKKRRYMIVSKSGFTENCRNRIDEKGIIYWDLSDLERAMKVPNE; translated from the coding sequence ATGAGATTCTATGACCGTCAGAACGAGCTACGAACCTTGGAAAGAATGTACAGGTTATCCAAGAATGCAAAGCACATGCTCGTTGTTTTGGGGCGTAGGAGAATAGGTAAAACCAGGTTAATAAAAGAGTTCATCAGGGGTAAAAAATCGTTTTACTTCTTTGTTGAGAGAAGTAGCAGCGCAATGCTGTTGCAGAGAATATCCAATGAACTGGCCAGAATGATGCCAAAGAAGGTTGTGGGAACTCTTGATTGGGAATTGGCGTTTAAAATTCTTCTTGAAGATTTCGATGTGGTGGTTCTTGATGAGTTTCAGAACATACTCAGTGTGGATGAATCGGCTCTTTCAACCCTCCAGCATGTGTGGGATGAGTTTAATGGAAGCACTCTTCTCATTCTTGTAGGTTCGTATCAGACAATGATGAAAAAGATATTCGAAGATTACCGCACTCCTCTCTATGGACGCAGCTCTGGAAGATTGAGGGTTGAACCTCTCAGCTACAGGTATGTCAGGAGAATACTGCTGGACATGAAATTCAGAGGAGAAGAGAATATGATGAATATCTACTCTATTCTCGGAGGAGTTCCTCTGTACTATGAATTCATAGAGAGATTCGGCATTTCGGGTACTTGGAAAGATATTGTAAAAGCAATGTTTATAGAAGAGCCCAGGCCCTTGATTGACGAGCCTCATGTCCTTCTAGTGGGAGAGTTTGGAAGGCAGCAGAGCACATATATGAGTATTTTGGAAGCCATTGCAAGGGGAAAGAGCACAATGACGGAGATTGCAAATGCAACAGGTATACCTGAAAAGAGCCTTGGAAAATATCTGAAGGAACTATCTCAGGATTACGAGATAATAGAGAGAAAGGTGCCCATGTTCTCGCCCCCCAATTCCAAAAGAGGAAGGTATTTTCTGAGAGATCCTTTTCTAACCTTTTGGTTCAGGTTCATATATCCTAACATGAGTATGATCGAGCTTGGACAGGGTGATGAGCTTATTAGAAGCATAGAGAACAATGTAAATGCCCACATGGGCAGAATATTCGAAAAAATAGTGGCGGAGATTATAGCCGAGCAGTTCAAACCTCTGAAGATGGGATCATGGTGGAACAGACGTGGAGATGAAATAGACATCGTGGCAGAATTAGAGAATGAAGTGCTCTTTGTGGAATGCAAGTGGAGGAATAGAAAAATCACTTGGCGTGAGGTGGAAGACCTCATAAGGAAATCAGAGCTTGTTAAGATTGAAGCTTCAAAGAAAAGAAGGTACATGATTGTGTCCAAGTCAGGATTTACGGAAAATTGCAGAAATAGAATAGATGAAAAGGGCATAATTTACTGGGATTTGAGCGATCTTGAGAGAGCAATGAAAGTGCCGAATGAATAA
- a CDS encoding metal ABC transporter permease, giving the protein MFTIDVWLLRAIIAIFLIAIVSSLIGSYSVFRGSTFLVSGIAHGALAGAALGIFLALYLFSVNYLLVALIFSILFALAIGYASHKKENVDVSVGVMFALSMSLAILFLSLIREYASVAWGLIIGDLLLLSQTDIEIMTLSVIAIVLIFIIYHRRILFSIFDPEGAMAVGLKPALYESLLYVIVAIGVVVLLKGVGAILVYALLIIPAAASKRISSTVSITMLFAFLISLFSGLGGLALAVISPVSPSAYAGLIATSIYFLTIFKK; this is encoded by the coding sequence ATGTTCACCATTGATGTATGGCTTCTCCGAGCAATAATCGCCATTTTTTTGATAGCAATTGTATCATCCCTTATTGGAAGTTATTCTGTTTTCAGGGGTAGCACTTTCTTGGTTAGTGGAATAGCTCATGGGGCTTTGGCAGGTGCTGCCTTGGGTATATTTCTTGCTCTCTACCTTTTCTCTGTGAATTATCTTCTCGTAGCCCTCATATTTTCTATATTGTTTGCCCTTGCTATAGGATATGCATCTCATAAGAAGGAAAATGTGGATGTTTCTGTGGGGGTGATGTTTGCCCTCTCTATGAGCCTTGCAATCCTGTTTCTATCTTTGATTAGAGAGTATGCATCGGTTGCCTGGGGGCTTATTATCGGAGACCTGCTTCTCTTATCACAAACGGATATCGAGATAATGACTCTATCCGTAATTGCCATTGTTTTGATTTTCATAATTTATCATAGGAGAATACTGTTCTCAATTTTTGATCCCGAGGGTGCCATGGCAGTAGGATTAAAACCTGCCCTTTATGAGAGTTTGCTGTATGTGATTGTGGCTATAGGTGTGGTTGTATTGTTGAAGGGAGTTGGTGCTATACTGGTTTATGCTTTGCTTATAATTCCTGCAGCAGCCTCTAAAAGGATTTCCTCCACGGTATCCATCACTATGCTCTTTGCCTTCCTTATATCCCTCTTTTCTGGACTCGGGGGATTGGCTCTTGCAGTTATATCTCCGGTTTCTCCAAGTGCCTATGCTGGGTTGATTGCCACTAGCATATACTTTCTCACAATATTCAAAAAATGA
- a CDS encoding NOB1 family endonuclease has translation MMMQCSAVERLVLDSSALIEGFVPPANYEIYIPPGVAEEVRDKSLDFTLLKIVSPSRYNTKLAVKAAKETGDFPSLSNVDIEVIALAIQLNAKIVTDDYAIQNVASHLGLDFEGVHQEKIKEKRKWKWRCTSCGRYFNHYYEQCPVCGGELKRVKSSGKKL, from the coding sequence ATGATGATGCAATGCAGTGCCGTGGAAAGATTAGTACTGGATTCGTCAGCCTTGATTGAGGGTTTCGTTCCTCCAGCAAACTATGAAATTTATATTCCCCCCGGAGTGGCAGAGGAAGTTAGAGATAAATCCCTTGATTTTACTCTTTTAAAAATTGTCTCGCCATCAAGGTACAACACCAAACTTGCAGTCAAGGCAGCAAAGGAAACAGGGGATTTCCCCTCGCTTTCAAATGTTGATATTGAAGTAATTGCTCTCGCTATACAGCTAAACGCAAAGATAGTTACGGATGACTATGCAATTCAGAATGTAGCCTCTCATTTAGGACTGGATTTTGAAGGTGTACACCAGGAAAAGATAAAAGAAAAGAGAAAATGGAAATGGAGATGTACCTCCTGTGGAAGATATTTCAATCATTACTATGAGCAATGTCCAGTTTGTGGCGGAGAACTAAAGAGAGTTAAAAGTTCTGGGAAGAAACTATAA